In the Chroococcidiopsis sp. SAG 2025 genome, one interval contains:
- a CDS encoding DUF6463 family protein has translation MLRFCGYWLYATSIIHVLVGVWLYAEPLVAISQNGFFNAVDPYCDRNTAFWFLMFVPLLFAIGQLCCWAQVKGITLPTFLGWYLLATSIVGIVLMPISGFWLLIIPSVLIVIASHQSKSSNTSISYKA, from the coding sequence ATGTTGCGATTTTGCGGCTATTGGTTATATGCCACCAGCATTATCCATGTTTTAGTTGGTGTCTGGCTCTATGCCGAACCTCTAGTAGCTATTAGCCAGAATGGATTTTTCAATGCAGTAGATCCCTATTGCGATCGAAATACTGCTTTTTGGTTCTTGATGTTCGTGCCATTACTTTTTGCCATAGGGCAACTATGTTGCTGGGCGCAGGTTAAAGGTATTACTCTACCAACTTTCCTTGGTTGGTATCTACTAGCAACTTCTATAGTTGGGATCGTTTTGATGCCAATCTCAGGTTTCTGGTTACTAATAATACCATCTGTGCTAATCGTCATCGCCTCACATCAGTCTAAAAGTAGTAACACTAGTATTTCTTATAAAGCTTAG
- a CDS encoding alpha/beta hydrolase, with amino-acid sequence MSTQLFWRSLLPVMAIVGAVYLIACLLLYFQQTRFIFFPSATIDITPAAFNLQYQEVWLPVKTASNQIEKIHGWWIPASLPSNRVLLYLHGNGINIGANVAHANRFHRMGFSVLLPDYRGYGLSRGNFPTEAQVYQDAQVAWDYLVKEKKISANRIFIYGHSLGGAVAIDLALKHPDAAGLIVESSFTSIADVVNYQQIYRFFPIDLLLHQRFDSIDKVGSLAMPVLLIHGTADWQVPARMSQQLYEAAPQPKQIFLVPEAGHNNTAEVARSKYFQVVQQFVKKSI; translated from the coding sequence ATGTCAACACAACTTTTTTGGCGATCGCTATTACCTGTTATGGCTATCGTCGGTGCTGTTTATCTAATTGCTTGTTTACTTCTCTACTTTCAACAAACGCGATTTATCTTCTTTCCTAGCGCCACTATTGATATTACACCAGCAGCTTTTAACTTACAGTATCAAGAAGTGTGGTTGCCTGTAAAAACGGCATCTAATCAAATAGAAAAAATACATGGTTGGTGGATACCTGCATCGTTACCAAGTAACAGAGTATTACTATATTTGCACGGTAATGGAATTAATATTGGCGCAAATGTGGCTCATGCAAATCGATTTCATCGCATGGGATTTTCAGTATTACTTCCTGATTATCGCGGCTATGGTTTGAGTCGGGGTAATTTTCCCACCGAAGCGCAAGTTTATCAAGACGCACAAGTAGCTTGGGATTATTTAGTTAAGGAGAAAAAGATTTCAGCCAATCGGATTTTTATTTACGGACATTCTTTAGGTGGTGCAGTGGCGATCGATCTAGCATTGAAACATCCAGATGCGGCTGGATTAATTGTAGAAAGTTCTTTTACATCGATTGCCGATGTAGTCAATTATCAACAAATTTATCGATTTTTTCCAATAGATCTACTATTACATCAGCGATTTGATTCTATTGATAAGGTGGGTTCTTTAGCTATGCCAGTATTGTTGATTCATGGTACTGCCGACTGGCAAGTTCCTGCTAGGATGAGTCAACAATTGTATGAGGCTGCACCGCAACCAAAGCAAATATTTTTGGTTCCAGAGGCGGGGCATAATAATACTGCTGAGGTGGCGAGAAGTAAGTATTTTCAGGTGGTACAGCAGTTCGTCAAAAAATCAATTTGA
- a CDS encoding DNA polymerase III subunit alpha produces MSFVGLHIHSDYSLLDGASQLPQLVDRAIELGMPAIALTDHGVMYGAIELIKVCRSKNIKPIIGNEMYVINGDIGNKERRRVRKYHQVVLAKNTKGYKNLVKLTSISHLKGFQGKGIFARPCVNKELLQQYHEGLIVTSACLGGEIPQAILQGKPDVAREIAKWYKEVFGEDYYLEIQDHGSPEDRTVNVEIIKIARELDIKFVATNDSHFISCFDVDAHDALLCIQTGKLISEDNRMRYSGTEYLKSAEEMAQLFRDHLPDNIIQEAIATTLEVAEKVEPYHILGEPRLPNYPVPAGHTADTYVEEVAWEGLLERLNRKSRSQIEPVYKERLEYELKMLQQMGFSTYFLVVWDYIKYARDNDIPVGPGRGSAAGSLVAYCLQITNIDPVHHGLLFERFLNPERKSMPDIDTDFCIEKRDEVIEYVTRRYGEDRVAQIITFNRLTSKAVLKDVARVLDIPYAESDKMAKLIPVVRGKPTKLAVMISDETPEQEFKDRYDNEPHVRRWIDMAMRIEGTNKTYGVHAAGVVISSDPLDEVVPLQRNKEGDVITQYFMEDIEAMGLLKMDFLGLKNLTLIQKSIQLIEQYRQIKVDPYEVTANERKVQKILAKGETDKIPEDVEKAYKLLEAGALEGVFQLESSGMRQIVRDLKPSCIEDISSVLALYRPGPLDAGLIPKFINRKHGKEAIENEHPILEPILQETYGIMVYQEQIMKIAQDLAGYSLGQADLLRRAMGKKKTSEMQKQREIFVDGAARNGVKKQIAEELFEKMMKFAEYCFNKSHSTAYGYVTYQTAYLKANFPVEYMAALLTANSDKTEQVQKYIATCLNMNIQIEPPDINRSGVDFTPIENNILFGLSAVKGLGGEAIASILKARSEGEFKSLADFCDRVDLRAVTRRTIEPLIYCGAFDKLEPNRQQLLKDLELVHDWAQSRARDRAIGQFSLFDLGGLTNTSQSESSFDSAPKAPPVADFQQSEKLRKEKELLGFYVSDHPLKAVSQAAQILSPISLSNLENISSETSVSSVVMLTSMKPVTTKKGDRMAILQLEDLTGQTEAVVFPRTYERISHLLEADTRLIVWGKVDRRDDKVQMIIEDVEPIENVRLVMVELDPLQAGNIQEQHRLQEILQKQVEEKEKARIPVFAIIQDTRNRQLVRLGRSYWVQDSRTAVEALRTANFPAHVQPLLVGNG; encoded by the coding sequence ATGTCTTTCGTCGGTCTACACATCCATAGCGATTACAGCCTGCTCGATGGTGCCAGCCAGCTGCCGCAACTGGTGGATCGGGCGATAGAATTGGGTATGCCTGCGATCGCGCTTACCGATCACGGTGTCATGTATGGGGCGATCGAGTTAATTAAGGTTTGTCGTAGTAAAAATATTAAGCCAATTATCGGCAATGAAATGTACGTGATTAACGGCGATATTGGAAATAAAGAACGCCGCCGAGTTAGAAAATATCATCAAGTTGTTTTAGCAAAAAATACTAAAGGCTACAAAAATTTAGTTAAACTTACGTCGATTTCTCACCTCAAAGGATTCCAAGGGAAAGGGATATTTGCCCGTCCTTGTGTCAATAAGGAACTGTTACAACAGTATCACGAAGGCTTAATTGTTACGAGTGCTTGTTTGGGTGGAGAAATTCCCCAAGCAATTTTGCAAGGTAAACCGGATGTGGCGCGAGAAATTGCTAAGTGGTATAAAGAGGTTTTTGGTGAAGATTATTATTTAGAAATTCAAGACCACGGTTCTCCTGAAGACAGAACTGTGAATGTGGAAATTATCAAAATTGCTAGAGAATTAGATATTAAATTTGTTGCTACAAACGATTCCCATTTTATTTCCTGTTTTGACGTTGATGCTCACGACGCATTATTGTGTATTCAAACTGGCAAGTTAATTTCCGAAGATAATCGGATGCGCTACAGCGGGACGGAGTATTTGAAGTCTGCTGAGGAGATGGCGCAATTATTTCGCGATCATTTACCAGATAATATTATTCAAGAGGCGATCGCCACTACTTTAGAAGTTGCCGAAAAAGTCGAACCGTATCACATTTTAGGCGAACCGCGACTGCCTAATTATCCCGTTCCCGCCGGACATACAGCCGATACTTATGTAGAAGAAGTTGCTTGGGAAGGACTATTAGAACGCCTCAACCGTAAATCTCGTAGTCAAATCGAACCAGTCTATAAAGAAAGATTGGAATACGAGTTGAAAATGCTTCAACAAATGGGATTTTCAACTTACTTTTTAGTCGTTTGGGATTATATCAAATATGCCAGAGACAACGACATTCCCGTAGGACCAGGACGCGGTTCGGCTGCTGGTTCTTTAGTTGCATATTGCCTGCAAATCACTAATATCGATCCGGTACATCATGGCTTGCTATTCGAGCGATTTTTGAATCCAGAACGCAAATCAATGCCTGATATTGATACCGATTTCTGTATTGAGAAACGCGATGAAGTGATTGAATATGTGACGCGGAGATATGGTGAAGATCGAGTCGCGCAAATTATTACATTTAACCGCCTCACATCCAAAGCTGTTTTGAAAGATGTGGCGCGAGTCTTAGATATTCCCTACGCCGAATCAGACAAAATGGCGAAATTAATCCCTGTGGTGCGGGGTAAGCCAACTAAACTGGCGGTGATGATTTCTGATGAAACACCAGAACAAGAGTTTAAGGATAGATACGACAACGAACCCCACGTTCGCCGCTGGATTGATATGGCGATGCGAATTGAAGGAACGAACAAAACTTACGGCGTTCATGCAGCCGGAGTTGTGATTTCATCCGATCCGTTAGATGAAGTTGTTCCATTACAAAGAAATAAAGAAGGCGATGTCATTACCCAATATTTTATGGAAGACATCGAGGCAATGGGATTGTTGAAAATGGACTTTTTAGGATTAAAGAATTTAACTTTGATTCAGAAGTCAATTCAGCTCATCGAACAATATCGTCAGATTAAAGTCGATCCATATGAAGTTACGGCAAATGAAAGAAAAGTGCAGAAAATTTTAGCCAAAGGTGAAACTGATAAAATTCCTGAAGATGTAGAAAAAGCTTATAAGCTGCTAGAAGCAGGCGCGTTAGAAGGAGTATTTCAGCTAGAATCTTCGGGAATGCGTCAGATTGTTCGAGATTTAAAACCTTCTTGTATCGAAGATATTTCTTCGGTGCTGGCTTTATATCGACCAGGACCATTAGATGCTGGTTTAATTCCAAAATTTATTAATCGCAAACACGGTAAAGAAGCAATTGAAAACGAGCATCCTATATTAGAGCCGATCTTGCAAGAAACCTATGGGATTATGGTGTATCAAGAGCAAATCATGAAAATTGCTCAAGATTTAGCCGGATATTCCCTCGGACAGGCGGATTTGTTAAGACGTGCGATGGGGAAAAAGAAAACTTCGGAAATGCAGAAACAAAGAGAAATTTTTGTTGATGGTGCAGCAAGAAATGGGGTGAAAAAACAAATAGCTGAAGAGTTATTTGAGAAGATGATGAAGTTTGCGGAGTACTGTTTTAATAAATCCCATTCAACCGCCTATGGTTACGTCACTTATCAAACTGCCTATCTTAAGGCGAATTTTCCTGTAGAATACATGGCGGCGCTATTAACAGCTAATAGCGACAAAACAGAGCAGGTACAAAAATATATTGCTACCTGTTTGAACATGAATATTCAAATCGAACCACCAGATATCAATCGCTCTGGTGTGGATTTTACACCAATAGAAAATAATATTTTATTTGGACTCTCAGCAGTTAAAGGGTTAGGCGGAGAAGCGATCGCCTCGATTTTAAAAGCGCGTTCGGAAGGAGAATTTAAATCTCTAGCTGATTTTTGCGATCGCGTCGATTTACGTGCTGTTACCCGTCGAACAATTGAACCACTCATTTATTGCGGTGCTTTCGATAAACTCGAACCAAATCGTCAACAATTATTAAAAGATTTAGAACTAGTACACGATTGGGCGCAATCTCGTGCTAGAGATCGAGCGATCGGTCAATTTAGTTTATTTGACTTGGGAGGACTGACGAATACTAGTCAGTCAGAAAGTAGCTTTGATTCTGCACCCAAAGCACCACCAGTCGCAGATTTTCAACAATCAGAAAAGTTACGCAAAGAAAAAGAGTTATTAGGTTTTTACGTCTCCGATCATCCCCTCAAAGCAGTCAGTCAAGCAGCACAAATTTTATCTCCGATTAGTTTAAGCAATTTAGAAAACATTTCCAGCGAAACGTCTGTGAGTTCAGTAGTGATGCTAACTAGCATGAAACCCGTAACCACGAAAAAAGGCGATCGCATGGCAATTTTACAGTTAGAAGATTTGACAGGGCAAACAGAAGCAGTTGTTTTTCCTAGAACCTACGAACGCATTTCCCATCTGTTAGAAGCAGATACGCGATTAATTGTTTGGGGTAAAGTCGATCGAAGAGACGACAAAGTACAAATGATTATTGAAGATGTAGAACCAATAGAAAACGTCCGTTTAGTCATGGTAGAACTTGACCCCTTACAAGCTGGAAACATTCAGGAACAACATCGCTTACAAGAAATTTTGCAAAAGCAGGTAGAAGAGAAAGAAAAAGCGAGAATTCCAGTGTTTGCTATTATTCAAGATACCCGTAACCGTCAACTAGTACGCCTTGGACGCAGTTATTGGGTACAGGATAGTAGAACTGCTGTAGAAGCACTAAGAACCGCCAATTTTCCCGCGCACGTACAACCATTGTTAGTAGGTAATGGGTAA
- a CDS encoding AraC family transcriptional regulator, translated as MLQQPLKLDMTKLEDSTKVLPHPPLLNSHSAGWNEVFLAYYHHPGYETPIEHLMAQHVLDVSDRHNWVQHERRVGSQFQAYWFGNGEIAFCPANTLHWAVWQQEVRFTLLTLSPQLLARLANECTDRDRLELIPRFQFVDPVIQQLASALKADLQAGCPAGRIYGESLGVALAVHLLTTCSTLPPKISTYSDGLPQYKLQQVTDYIHAHLNLEIKLSDLARSVGMSQYYFCRLFKQSTGVTPHQCLIRLRVERAKQLLKRSDLAIADIALQCGFSHQSHLSFHFRRLVGMSPKAFQQQ; from the coding sequence ATGCTTCAACAGCCGCTTAAATTAGATATGACGAAGCTAGAGGACTCTACCAAAGTCCTTCCTCATCCACCGTTGCTTAATAGCCACTCAGCAGGCTGGAACGAGGTTTTTCTGGCTTACTACCATCATCCAGGTTACGAGACTCCAATAGAGCATTTAATGGCGCAACACGTCCTCGATGTCAGCGATCGCCATAATTGGGTACAACATGAAAGGCGCGTGGGCAGTCAATTTCAGGCTTACTGGTTTGGTAATGGCGAGATTGCTTTTTGTCCGGCTAACACGCTGCATTGGGCAGTATGGCAGCAAGAAGTACGCTTCACTCTACTTACCCTTAGTCCTCAACTTTTAGCACGATTGGCAAACGAATGTACAGATCGCGATCGCCTGGAACTAATTCCTCGTTTTCAATTTGTCGATCCGGTAATTCAACAACTCGCCTCAGCCTTGAAAGCAGATCTGCAAGCTGGATGTCCTGCTGGACGAATTTACGGCGAGTCTTTGGGTGTTGCTTTAGCCGTACACTTACTTACTACCTGCTCCACATTACCACCAAAAATCTCTACATACTCTGACGGGCTACCGCAGTACAAGCTGCAACAGGTAACTGATTACATTCACGCTCATCTAAATCTAGAGATTAAACTATCAGATTTAGCTCGCTCTGTAGGTATGAGCCAATATTATTTCTGTCGTCTATTTAAACAGTCTACGGGCGTGACACCGCATCAATGTTTGATTCGGCTGCGAGTAGAACGAGCAAAACAATTGCTCAAACGGTCGGATTTAGCGATCGCAGATATAGCACTTCAATGCGGTTTTTCGCATCAAAGTCACTTGAGTTTCCACTTCCGCCGCTTGGTAGGAATGTCTCCTAAAGCATTTCAGCAACAATAG
- a CDS encoding amylo-alpha-1,6-glucosidase encodes MAIQFGREICGNLDIAETREWLVTNGIGGYASGTVAGLLTRRYHGLLIAALKPPLGRTLMLAKLDETILYGDRFYPLNTNRWRDGIVSPEGYLCVEQFSLEGTVPVWRFAYADALLEKRVWMQQGANTTYIQYASVRATAPLQLGLKAMVNYRDYHGVTQGNSWQMALDPVDLGICVTPYPGATPLYLLGDGATATIVHNWYYGFDLAVERYRGLSDREDHLHAATFQVTLNPGESFTFVASTESQPNLDGAAALKLRHTQEQKLLGQWKASRSIKAKEPPQWIHQLVLAADQYIVERPLADEPQGKTIIAGYPWFSDWGRDTAIALPGLTLCTGRSEIARYILRTFAKYVDRGTIPNRFPDMGEAPDYNTADATLWYFEAVRAYYSATEDDALIQELFPVLAEIIDWHCRGTRYNIHLDAADGLLYAGEEGWQLTWMDAKIGDWVVTPRIGKPIEINALWYNAVRSMANFARRLGKPHQEYEAIANRTLARFSRFWNQDLGYCYDVLDGPDGDDSSLRPNQIFAVSLPLVGAQGIAPLLNPMQQKGVVDACGQMLLTSFGLRSLSPEHPQYRGRYGGDPLQRDSAYHQGTTWGWLIGAFVFAHLRVYKNPVQARQFLEPMANHLCDRGIGSLSEIFDGDAPMTPRGCIAQAWTVAEVLRAWFATEE; translated from the coding sequence ATGGCGATTCAATTTGGGCGGGAAATCTGCGGCAACCTGGATATCGCGGAAACGCGAGAGTGGCTGGTAACGAATGGGATTGGTGGTTATGCCTCTGGTACGGTAGCGGGATTGCTGACTCGACGCTACCACGGATTATTGATCGCAGCCCTCAAACCGCCTTTGGGTCGCACGTTAATGTTAGCGAAGTTAGATGAAACGATTTTATATGGCGATCGCTTCTATCCTTTAAATACGAATCGCTGGCGAGATGGAATTGTCAGCCCTGAAGGTTATTTGTGTGTCGAGCAATTTTCTCTAGAAGGGACAGTCCCCGTCTGGCGTTTTGCCTATGCTGATGCCCTATTGGAAAAGCGGGTATGGATGCAGCAGGGAGCCAATACGACTTACATTCAGTATGCCTCCGTTCGCGCCACTGCACCGCTACAGTTAGGGCTGAAAGCGATGGTCAATTATCGCGACTATCACGGCGTTACTCAAGGTAACAGCTGGCAAATGGCTTTAGATCCAGTCGATCTGGGAATTTGCGTTACCCCCTACCCTGGTGCTACACCCCTTTACTTGCTAGGTGATGGTGCAACAGCAACAATCGTTCACAACTGGTACTATGGCTTTGACTTAGCAGTAGAACGCTACCGAGGACTGAGCGATCGCGAAGACCACTTGCACGCAGCAACTTTTCAAGTCACGCTCAACCCTGGGGAATCTTTTACTTTTGTGGCGAGTACGGAAAGCCAACCAAATTTAGATGGCGCAGCAGCCTTAAAACTGCGTCACACCCAAGAACAAAAGCTACTCGGACAGTGGAAAGCCAGTCGTTCGATCAAAGCCAAAGAACCGCCGCAATGGATACACCAGCTGGTTCTAGCTGCCGACCAGTATATCGTCGAGCGCCCCCTTGCCGACGAACCGCAAGGTAAAACGATTATTGCTGGTTATCCCTGGTTTAGCGACTGGGGACGCGATACAGCAATTGCATTACCAGGATTGACTCTTTGCACGGGGCGATCGGAAATTGCCCGTTACATTCTCCGTACTTTTGCCAAGTACGTTGATCGCGGCACGATTCCCAACCGTTTTCCCGATATGGGGGAAGCACCAGATTACAATACAGCTGATGCGACTTTGTGGTACTTTGAAGCGGTTCGTGCCTATTATAGTGCTACAGAAGATGATGCCCTCATCCAAGAACTATTTCCAGTTTTAGCAGAGATTATCGATTGGCACTGTCGCGGTACGCGCTACAACATCCATCTCGATGCAGCCGACGGACTGCTTTATGCTGGGGAAGAGGGATGGCAGTTAACCTGGATGGATGCCAAAATTGGCGATTGGGTCGTCACACCTCGAATTGGTAAACCAATCGAAATTAACGCACTTTGGTATAATGCCGTGCGGAGTATGGCAAATTTTGCCCGTCGGTTAGGTAAGCCGCACCAGGAGTACGAGGCGATCGCCAACCGCACGCTAGCGAGGTTTTCTCGTTTCTGGAATCAAGATTTAGGCTACTGCTACGACGTACTAGATGGTCCTGATGGCGACGATTCATCCCTACGTCCCAACCAAATTTTTGCTGTCTCCTTACCCTTGGTGGGGGCGCAAGGCATTGCACCTTTACTTAACCCGATGCAGCAAAAAGGTGTAGTCGATGCTTGCGGACAGATGTTATTGACTTCTTTCGGCTTGCGATCGCTTTCTCCCGAACATCCCCAATATCGAGGACGGTATGGTGGCGATCCACTGCAACGAGATAGCGCGTATCATCAGGGGACAACCTGGGGATGGTTAATTGGTGCGTTTGTCTTTGCACATTTGCGCGTTTATAAAAATCCCGTGCAGGCGCGTCAATTTCTCGAACCAATGGCAAATCACCTTTGCGATCGCGGTATTGGTAGTTTAAGCGAAATTTTTGACGGCGATGCGCCCATGACTCCACGCGGCTGCATTGCCCAAGCTTGGACAGTTGCAGAAGTTTTGCGGGCTTGGTTTGCTACGGAAGAATAG
- a CDS encoding IS4 family transposase codes for MEQAIAKTKVCEQRKRSLPAQLVICLVIAMSLWSRDSMRDVLKNLIDGLSEAWVKVGKYWRVFCKSAITQARQRLSPRVMSQLFHQLVRPMASTDTKGAFLNGLRIVVIDRTCFDLPDSDENARVFGRPSSRPGTQAAFPKLRLVILVEAGTHLIFDALMCPYRIGERVRALRLLRSVSSGMLLMWDRGLHSYAMVQATVTTGSDYLGRIPANVKFLCEEPLADGSYLSWIYPPAKFRSKACQPIQVRVIEYTIGNTDNPEEQLRYRLITSLLELEKFPAQLLAIEYHQRWEVENTIDELKVHLSGRKTHIRSQKPREVVQEVYGWLLGHWAVRLLMFQAAKSAGITPLRLSFTGTLRVIRRAIPKFQRLQSQELPFF; via the coding sequence ATCGAGCAAGCGATCGCTAAAACTAAAGTTTGTGAACAACGTAAACGCTCGTTACCAGCACAATTGGTAATTTGTTTGGTAATTGCGATGAGTCTGTGGTCACGAGATTCGATGAGAGATGTGCTGAAAAACTTAATTGATGGGCTGAGCGAAGCATGGGTGAAAGTGGGGAAATACTGGCGAGTTTTTTGTAAATCAGCAATAACGCAAGCCCGACAACGATTAAGTCCAAGGGTGATGAGTCAATTGTTCCATCAACTGGTGCGACCAATGGCTAGCACCGATACCAAAGGAGCATTTCTCAATGGATTGCGAATTGTGGTAATTGATCGGACTTGCTTCGATCTGCCAGACAGCGATGAAAATGCGAGAGTTTTTGGTCGTCCGAGCAGCCGTCCTGGCACACAAGCCGCATTTCCCAAACTGCGATTAGTCATTTTGGTAGAAGCAGGAACACATTTAATCTTTGATGCATTGATGTGTCCATATCGAATAGGAGAACGAGTGCGGGCATTAAGATTATTACGCTCCGTGAGTTCAGGGATGTTGTTGATGTGGGACAGAGGGTTACATTCTTATGCAATGGTGCAAGCAACTGTCACAACTGGTAGCGATTATTTAGGAAGAATTCCCGCAAATGTCAAGTTTTTGTGCGAAGAACCACTGGCGGATGGTTCTTATCTGAGTTGGATTTATCCACCTGCTAAATTCCGCTCAAAAGCTTGCCAGCCCATACAAGTCCGAGTGATTGAATACACAATTGGTAATACCGACAACCCAGAGGAACAACTAAGATATCGCTTAATTACCAGCTTATTGGAATTGGAGAAATTTCCGGCTCAACTACTGGCGATTGAATATCATCAACGCTGGGAAGTAGAAAATACTATTGATGAACTCAAAGTACATTTATCAGGACGAAAAACTCATATTCGCTCTCAAAAACCGCGTGAAGTTGTGCAGGAAGTTTACGGGTGGTTGTTAGGACACTGGGCTGTGCGGTTATTGATGTTTCAAGCTGCAAAGAGCGCGGGTATCACTCCTTTGCGTCTGAGTTTCACTGGGACATTGCGAGTTATTCGTCGTGCTATCCCGAAATTTCAACGCTTGCAATCACAAGAACTCCCCTTTTTTTAA
- a CDS encoding ester cyclase: MSIEQNKAIALRFANECWGTNTNNPNWEKAWNELVSPDIVHHFCSWAEPIRGIEVNKEFEASLHQGFPDIQQTIKDTIAQEDKVMYRSTLKGTHTGIFMGLPPTGKVVTVNGSFNLLHISGGKIVEWWYELNLLEVMKQMGVITEPVLK, translated from the coding sequence ATGTCCATTGAACAAAATAAAGCGATCGCCCTGCGTTTTGCTAACGAATGTTGGGGAACTAATACTAATAATCCTAATTGGGAAAAAGCTTGGAACGAATTAGTATCGCCAGATATCGTCCATCACTTTTGTAGTTGGGCTGAACCAATTCGAGGTATAGAGGTAAACAAAGAATTTGAAGCGAGTTTGCACCAGGGATTTCCCGATATTCAACAGACAATTAAAGATACAATTGCCCAGGAAGATAAAGTGATGTATCGTTCCACTCTTAAAGGTACTCACACGGGAATATTTATGGGATTACCGCCTACAGGTAAGGTTGTAACTGTAAATGGCAGTTTCAATTTATTACACATCTCTGGAGGCAAGATTGTGGAATGGTGGTATGAATTGAACTTGCTAGAAGTCATGAAACAAATGGGAGTCATTACCGAACCTGTCTTAAAATAG
- a CDS encoding stage II sporulation protein M, with translation MNVQRWIARREPNWKRLDTLLSQVEKQGIKTLRSGEIKELASLYRSVAADLARARTQQASNIIIQNLQSLTTRSYNQIYQGSRRQEWQAVLDFYRWGFPAAIRHNFGSIALATALFLFGGIVSWWYAWQDPTFLSLVVPDYLIKKVQEERQLWMGSIVGVEPLASTNIMTNNISVSFAAVSGGITAGLYTTFLLVYNGLSIGAVATLVGQNNLAYPFWAFVFPHGALELPAIFFAGGAGFLIARAIVFPGKYKRGDALKFYGAQAAQLVLGIIPMLVIAGIIEGFFSPNPIVPSPLKYLAGIGLFALLVVYCQPQKSRS, from the coding sequence ATGAATGTTCAACGATGGATTGCCCGCCGAGAACCAAACTGGAAGCGTTTAGACACTCTGTTAAGTCAAGTCGAAAAACAGGGGATAAAAACACTTCGCTCTGGTGAAATTAAAGAATTAGCCAGTTTGTATCGCTCTGTAGCCGCAGATTTAGCCCGCGCCCGAACTCAACAAGCTAGTAATATTATTATTCAAAATTTACAATCTTTAACAACTCGTAGCTATAACCAGATCTATCAAGGTTCGCGGCGACAGGAATGGCAAGCAGTACTAGACTTTTATCGCTGGGGTTTCCCAGCCGCAATTCGGCATAATTTTGGTTCTATTGCTTTAGCTACAGCACTCTTTTTATTTGGTGGAATTGTATCTTGGTGGTATGCGTGGCAAGACCCGACATTTCTATCATTAGTCGTACCCGATTATTTGATTAAAAAAGTCCAAGAAGAGCGTCAATTGTGGATGGGTTCAATTGTTGGTGTCGAGCCACTGGCATCTACAAACATTATGACGAATAATATATCTGTTTCTTTCGCTGCTGTCTCTGGGGGAATTACCGCAGGATTATATACAACATTTTTACTAGTTTATAACGGTCTAAGTATAGGAGCAGTTGCAACTTTAGTCGGACAAAATAATTTAGCTTATCCCTTTTGGGCGTTTGTATTTCCCCACGGTGCTTTAGAGTTACCAGCAATATTTTTTGCTGGTGGGGCAGGGTTTTTAATTGCTAGAGCGATTGTATTTCCTGGTAAATATAAACGGGGAGATGCATTAAAATTTTATGGCGCTCAAGCCGCCCAGTTAGTATTGGGAATTATACCAATGTTAGTCATTGCTGGAATCATTGAAGGATTTTTCTCTCCCAATCCAATTGTTCCCTCACCTTTGAAATATTTGGCTGGAATTGGTTTGTTTGCGTTGTTGGTGGTGTATTGTCAGCCGCAGAAATCGCGATCTTGA
- a CDS encoding EVE domain-containing protein: MTNYWLFQGNPKYYRILDAIRELETIPWRVTRYSKDIAVGDGVLVWMAGEKAGIYAIAEVAEPVQALTELPDKDYWLDPSKAGSKLHVKIRCLRRLLGQPLRRSELLYDRVLSNLPVIRAPGINYKITLEEWQRVHQLKG, translated from the coding sequence ATGACAAATTACTGGCTATTTCAAGGCAACCCCAAATATTATCGAATTTTAGATGCAATTCGAGAATTAGAAACAATTCCGTGGCGGGTGACTCGCTATAGCAAAGATATTGCTGTGGGTGATGGAGTTTTGGTGTGGATGGCAGGAGAAAAAGCGGGAATATATGCGATCGCCGAAGTCGCCGAACCCGTTCAAGCTTTAACAGAATTACCCGATAAAGACTATTGGCTCGATCCGAGCAAAGCTGGTAGTAAACTCCACGTTAAAATCCGTTGTCTTCGCAGACTGCTAGGACAACCATTGAGGCGATCGGAATTGCTTTACGATCGCGTTTTGAGCAATTTACCTGTAATTCGCGCTCCTGGGATTAACTATAAAATCACGCTGGAAGAATGGCAGCGAGTCCATCAATTAAAAGGATAA